Below is a window of Thermodesulfomicrobium sp. WS DNA.
TGATGATCGCCTCGGGTGCGAGAAAGGCGCTGCTGCCGTTCCAGCGGGTGGAGATGGTGCAAAGCCCCGTGGCCAGGGCCTCGAGCACGGCGTTGGCGCAGGCGTCGTAGAAGGTATTGAGCACGAAGCCATCCAGGGCGGCGTAGAAGACGGGCATGTCGTCCACCCGGCCGAGGAAATGCACCCGGTTTTCCAGGCCGTGGCGCCGGGCGTGCGCGAGCGCCTGGTGCGGGGAGCGGCCGCCTGCCACCCAGAGGTGGACTGCCTTAGGCAGGTGGCGCAGGCTTTCGATCAAGGGAAAGATCCCCTTGAGGCGGAAATTGGTGGCTGCGGTCCCCAGGGCGATACAGTCCGGCGGGATATTCCAGAGGCTGCGGGCGCGGGAGCGCGCTTGCGGCGAGGGCGGGGCAAAGCGGCTGGTGTCCGGGGCGTTGTAGATGACCGGGATGGGGCGGTTTTGGAGCTGGGGGAAGCTTTCGCGCATAAGGTCGCGCACCAGGTGGGAATTGGCCACGAGGATGCGGGAGCCGGAAAGCTGGAGCCGCTCCACGGCCATGGCCAGCAGGTGGCCGGGGTTGGCCCAGCGGCGCAGCATCTTGGCGTGCCGCGGCCATCCATGGCCGTAGGCCGGGGCGGTGAGTTCCCAGAAACGCCGGGTAGGGGCGCCGCTGATGCGCAGCACGTCCTGGAAGAGGGTGGTACCCATGCCTATGGTAGCGGCATACCTGCCGGTGCGCCGCGCCCATTCCGCGGCCAGGGCGAACCAGAGGATCTTGCCCGCCCGTCCTGGAAGGGGCCGGCCCAGACGCACCACCTGCACCCCTTCCGGGGCGCGGCCGTCCTGCTGCATACAGAGCACGTGGACCACGAACTCGTCGCGCAGGTATTCGGCCAGACGCCAGGTGAAGCCTTCCATGCCGCCGTAGCGGCCAAGGCGCGGTGCCATGAGGGCGATGCGCGGCTTCATCGCGGTCGCTCCACGCGGGTAAGGGCCCTGGCGTACACCTCCATGGTGGCCGCAAGGAACGTCTCGCTGGTGAGCTCCGGCAGGCGTTGGTCTTGGAGGTCGCGCAGGCGCAGGCGAAAATCCGCGTCCATGGCCTTTTCGATGCGCTGCGCCCAGGCCGCCACGTCCCCCGGCGGCACCAGGGCCTCGGGGGCAAAGAGGTCCGGCAGCACGCCCACGGTGCTCGCCAGGGTCGGCACACCGCAGGCCATCCATTCCAGGGCGGCGCGGGCGATGGCCTCGGACCACAGGGAGGGGACCACCGCCAGGTCCACGGCGTTGAGGTACTCCGCCACCGGCTCCACGCGGCCGGTGATGGTGACTGCGGCGTCCAGACCGGCTGCGCGGATCCAGTCCTGCACCGTGGCCTCGGCAAGGGCGGAGGAAAAGCCGAGGAGCAGCAGGCGCAGGTGCCTGTGGCCGCGGTGATGGAGGATCCGGAGGGCCTCGATGATCTCGCGCTGGCCCTTGACCGTATCCAGGCGGCCCAAG
It encodes the following:
- a CDS encoding glycosyltransferase family 4 protein; protein product: MKPRIALMAPRLGRYGGMEGFTWRLAEYLRDEFVVHVLCMQQDGRAPEGVQVVRLGRPLPGRAGKILWFALAAEWARRTGRYAATIGMGTTLFQDVLRISGAPTRRFWELTAPAYGHGWPRHAKMLRRWANPGHLLAMAVERLQLSGSRILVANSHLVRDLMRESFPQLQNRPIPVIYNAPDTSRFAPPSPQARSRARSLWNIPPDCIALGTAATNFRLKGIFPLIESLRHLPKAVHLWVAGGRSPHQALAHARRHGLENRVHFLGRVDDMPVFYAALDGFVLNTFYDACANAVLEALATGLCTISTRWNGSSAFLAPEAIIKDPADPMQVARAIAANLGKSTQRPDFRPAMGLAPYRDLLGGLIQQNTRDTLP